Proteins from a single region of Syntrophales bacterium:
- the lgt gene encoding prolipoprotein diacylglyceryl transferase has protein sequence MDHPAGWADLPSHISPFLFQIGSFQLRWYSLMYLVAFGLTYFLVVRRIRQEKYPYTPETIQDLFIWIILGLILGGRLGYVLFYNLDYYAHHPLEIFLPFEFGNGIRFVGISGMSFHGGLVGVILAAVWFCRRNGFAFWNMTDLICPTVPLGYTFGRLGNFLNGELWGRATTMPWGMYFPLDPTGRLRHPSQLYEAFFEGLVLFAILWAIRRKSPFDGFLFSLYLIGYGLIRFVIEFFREPDAQLGLLWLSLSMGQLLCLLMIGAGLAVFWMQKTAAARNR, from the coding sequence ATGGACCATCCGGCCGGCTGGGCGGACCTTCCCAGCCACATCAGTCCTTTCCTCTTCCAGATCGGGTCCTTCCAGCTCCGCTGGTACAGCCTGATGTATCTGGTGGCCTTCGGCCTCACCTATTTCCTGGTGGTCCGGAGAATCCGGCAGGAAAAATACCCCTACACGCCGGAAACAATCCAGGACCTATTCATCTGGATCATCCTGGGCCTGATCCTCGGCGGCCGCCTCGGCTACGTCCTGTTCTACAACCTGGACTATTACGCGCATCATCCCCTGGAGATATTCCTGCCCTTTGAATTCGGAAACGGAATCCGCTTCGTCGGCATCAGCGGCATGTCGTTCCACGGCGGGCTCGTGGGGGTGATCCTGGCGGCCGTCTGGTTCTGCCGGCGCAACGGCTTCGCCTTCTGGAACATGACGGACCTGATCTGTCCCACGGTGCCGCTGGGCTACACCTTCGGCCGGCTCGGGAATTTCCTGAACGGCGAGCTCTGGGGACGCGCCACGACGATGCCCTGGGGGATGTATTTTCCCCTCGACCCCACAGGCCGGCTTCGCCACCCCTCCCAGCTTTACGAGGCGTTCTTCGAGGGCCTTGTCCTTTTCGCCATTCTCTGGGCGATCCGCCGGAAAAGCCCCTTTGACGGATTTCTCTTCTCGCTGTATCTGATCGGCTATGGTCTCATTCGTTTCGTCATTGAATTTTTCCGGGAACCAGACGCCCAGCTCGGGCTTCTCTGGCTTTCCCTGAGCATGGGACAGCTTCTCTGCCTGCTCATGATCGGGGCGGGACTGGCGGTCTTCTGGATGCAAAAGACCGCCGCGGCGCGGAATCGGTAA
- the trxB gene encoding thioredoxin-disulfide reductase — MAEAAHPDHYFDVAIIGGGPAGLTTGIYAARANLRTILVQGASTVSQITITDMIENYPGFPEGINGFDLVERLKKQAVQFGLEILSEDTTSLEAGRRGDLPVWRIGAGGKTIDALSVVLATGASWRRLGVPGEEQYIGRGVSFCATCDGPFYRNREVVVVGGGNTAVQEALFLTHFAGKVTVVHRRDRLRATGILQDRAFANEKIAFAWNSVVREILGKETVEAVRLRDVKTGEEREIPAEGVFLFVGLIPNTDLVRDLVDRGPDGAVRVDRAMRTSAPGLFACGDCTATPLRQVITACGDGAVAAYSAQLYVEDLKGMAY; from the coding sequence ATGGCAGAAGCGGCGCACCCGGATCATTACTTCGACGTGGCCATCATCGGTGGAGGTCCGGCGGGCCTGACGACGGGCATCTACGCCGCCCGGGCCAACCTCCGGACGATCCTGGTCCAGGGAGCCTCCACGGTCTCCCAGATCACCATCACCGACATGATCGAGAACTATCCGGGGTTTCCGGAGGGCATCAACGGATTCGACCTGGTGGAACGCCTGAAGAAGCAGGCGGTGCAGTTCGGCCTGGAAATCCTGTCCGAGGACACGACGTCTCTGGAAGCCGGCCGACGGGGAGACCTGCCGGTCTGGCGGATCGGCGCGGGCGGGAAAACGATCGATGCCCTGTCGGTTGTCCTGGCTACGGGGGCCTCCTGGAGGAGGCTCGGCGTCCCGGGGGAGGAACAGTACATCGGCCGTGGAGTCTCCTTCTGCGCCACCTGCGACGGGCCGTTTTACCGAAACCGCGAGGTGGTCGTCGTCGGGGGAGGCAACACGGCCGTCCAGGAGGCCCTGTTCCTGACCCACTTTGCCGGGAAGGTCACCGTGGTCCACCGGCGGGACCGTCTCCGCGCCACGGGGATCCTCCAGGACCGGGCCTTCGCCAACGAGAAGATCGCCTTTGCCTGGAACTCCGTCGTCCGGGAAATCCTCGGGAAGGAGACTGTGGAGGCCGTCCGCCTCCGGGACGTGAAAACGGGAGAGGAGCGCGAGATCCCGGCAGAGGGGGTCTTCCTCTTCGTGGGCCTGATCCCGAACACGGACCTCGTCCGGGACCTGGTCGACCGGGGGCCCGACGGGGCCGTCCGGGTGGACCGGGCGATGCGGACGTCGGCGCCGGGCCTGTTCGCCTGCGGGGACTGCACGGCGACTCCACTGCGGCAGGTCATCACCGCATGCGGTGATGGCGCCGTCGCGGCTTACTCGGCCCAACTCTACGTGGAGGACCTCAAGGGCATGGCCTACTGA
- a CDS encoding DUF350 domain-containing protein, protein MERYGMIVVYMALILAFLYLSKRIADVLTKFDDDLAVEKEANTAVALRRFGLYVGICTALAGVFQGGLRRADLVVFLTDGAITTVLFFAAHLLNDRILVPGVRNNDLIKAGNVPTGIVEAGSFIATGILLNGAFAGEVGGILSAMAFFGLGQLFLYLAVFMHQRIYRFRTAACLREGNLSAGITVAGLLVAYSIILRSSIAGDFTGWAESLGWFLISAASGMLFLLIFQKVSDWIFLPKTKLEDQIQAGNTAAALLVQGLVIALAVVISRMIV, encoded by the coding sequence ATGGAACGATACGGCATGATCGTGGTGTACATGGCGCTCATCCTGGCATTTCTCTACCTTTCCAAGCGGATCGCCGACGTCCTCACGAAATTCGACGACGATCTCGCCGTGGAGAAGGAGGCCAACACGGCCGTGGCGCTCCGCCGGTTCGGCCTCTACGTTGGAATCTGCACCGCCCTGGCGGGGGTCTTCCAGGGGGGGCTCCGGAGGGCCGACCTGGTGGTCTTTCTCACCGACGGGGCCATCACGACGGTCCTCTTCTTCGCGGCCCATCTCCTGAACGACCGCATTCTCGTCCCGGGTGTCCGCAACAACGACCTGATCAAGGCGGGGAACGTGCCGACGGGGATCGTCGAGGCGGGCAGCTTCATCGCCACGGGGATCCTGCTGAACGGCGCATTTGCCGGAGAGGTCGGAGGCATCCTCTCGGCCATGGCGTTTTTCGGGCTGGGCCAGCTCTTCCTGTACCTGGCGGTCTTCATGCACCAGCGGATCTACCGGTTCCGCACGGCGGCCTGCCTGCGGGAGGGCAACCTCAGCGCGGGGATCACCGTGGCGGGGCTGCTCGTGGCCTACAGCATCATCCTGCGGTCGAGCATCGCCGGAGACTTCACCGGCTGGGCCGAGAGCCTGGGCTGGTTTCTCATCAGCGCCGCCTCGGGCATGCTGTTTCTCCTGATTTTCCAGAAGGTCTCCGACTGGATCTTCCTCCCGAAGACGAAACTGGAAGACCAGATCCAGGCGGGGAATACCGCCGCGGCCCTCCTGGTGCAGGGCCTCGTCATCGCCCTCGCCGTCGTCATCAGCCGCATGATCGTTTGA
- a CDS encoding DUF1893 domain-containing protein: MESRFRDYNLALFSGGRRIFTSMGKGLRPLLECLDACRGLRDCVLHDKIMGLAAARLAADSGIVREIVSRTASEPAARFLERRGLPLEVEETVPAILTLDGGAVCPGERIALAVEDPVRFEAEIRAMIASGSAGRPAGQ, encoded by the coding sequence ATGGAAAGCCGTTTCCGGGATTACAATCTGGCCCTCTTCTCGGGTGGGCGCCGGATTTTCACATCGATGGGGAAGGGGCTCCGGCCGCTGTTGGAGTGCCTGGACGCCTGCCGGGGTCTCCGGGACTGCGTGCTCCACGACAAGATCATGGGGCTGGCGGCGGCCCGGCTGGCGGCGGACTCGGGGATCGTGCGGGAGATCGTGTCCCGGACGGCCTCGGAGCCGGCAGCGCGCTTCCTGGAAAGGAGGGGGCTCCCGCTGGAGGTGGAGGAGACCGTTCCCGCCATCCTCACGCTGGATGGCGGCGCCGTCTGTCCCGGGGAGCGGATCGCCCTGGCCGTGGAAGATCCGGTGCGGTTTGAAGCGGAGATCCGGGCCATGATCGCCTCCGGCTCGGCCGGGCGGCCCGCCGGTCAGTAG
- a CDS encoding YebC/PmpR family DNA-binding transcriptional regulator has protein sequence MSGHSKWSTIKRKKGAIDAKRGKIFTKLAKEISLAARLGGGDPEANARLRQAVIAARDENMPKDNIERAIKKGTGELGSVNYEEVTYEGYGPGGVALMVEIMTDNKNRTVAEIRHILSKHGGNLGENGCVSWIFSKHGSILIEKKQIGEDELMELALEAGAEDVREEENEFEVLTDPLSFEGVRKVLQEKGLKFLEAKVTMIPQNLVKLEGSKAEQMLKMMEKLEDNDDVQNVYANFDIADDVMEKMS, from the coding sequence ATGTCCGGCCATTCCAAATGGAGCACCATCAAGCGGAAAAAAGGCGCCATCGACGCGAAGCGAGGCAAGATCTTCACGAAACTCGCCAAGGAGATCAGCCTGGCGGCCCGGCTCGGCGGCGGCGATCCCGAAGCGAACGCGCGGCTCCGCCAGGCGGTCATCGCCGCCCGGGACGAGAACATGCCCAAGGACAACATCGAACGGGCCATCAAGAAAGGTACGGGCGAGCTGGGGTCGGTCAACTACGAGGAAGTCACCTATGAAGGGTACGGCCCCGGTGGCGTGGCGCTGATGGTGGAGATCATGACGGACAACAAGAACCGGACCGTGGCCGAGATCCGCCACATCCTCTCCAAGCATGGCGGGAACCTGGGGGAAAACGGCTGCGTCTCCTGGATCTTCTCGAAGCACGGCAGCATCCTGATCGAGAAGAAGCAGATCGGCGAGGACGAGCTCATGGAGCTGGCCCTGGAGGCCGGGGCGGAGGACGTCCGGGAGGAGGAGAACGAATTCGAGGTTCTCACCGATCCGCTGTCCTTCGAAGGCGTCCGGAAGGTCCTGCAGGAGAAGGGCCTGAAGTTCCTCGAGGCGAAGGTGACCATGATTCCCCAGAATCTCGTCAAGCTCGAAGGGAGCAAAGCGGAGCAGATGCTCAAGATGATGGAGAAGCTCGAGGACAACGACGACGTCCAGAACGTCTACGCGAATTTCGACATCGCCGATGACGTGATGGAAAAGATGAGCTGA
- a CDS encoding FAD-dependent oxidoreductase gives MGKNMVVIGGGAGGASASAEARRKDPDLTVTIIERTAYTSTAACPMPYFIGDLIKDERKLIARTPEKFRESGIEVLTDTGVEAVDLHARTVHAEGGRTLPFDFLVFGTGVKAFTPGMPGEDREGVFVLKRLTDALRIKQLIREMPCRKAIIVGAGFIGLEMAEAFRMAGVGTTIVHRGTLPAARWDPEFSNLIIEELGRNDVTFLPETTTLSIEAGSTCRNRLNTSAGPLEADIILLALGTRPDADLARDAGVAIGQTGAIAVNFSQQTSEENIYAAGDCCESFHRVSGKWVHVPLGDIANKQGRVAGSNIGGDPMVFPGIVGAQSFKVFNLEAAVTGLGEREAKAAGFHPVSTILWGTSAARSMPTARRVGLKLTADRGTGKFLGAQAIGEAGAVSRVNTLSAALWAGLSLEEVAYLDLAYAPPFSGPWDPIHIAAQGLLRKL, from the coding sequence ATGGGCAAGAACATGGTCGTGATCGGAGGGGGTGCCGGGGGCGCTTCCGCGTCGGCGGAGGCAAGGAGGAAGGATCCGGACCTGACCGTCACCATCATCGAGCGGACGGCTTATACATCCACAGCCGCCTGTCCGATGCCCTATTTCATAGGCGATCTGATCAAGGACGAGCGGAAACTGATCGCAAGGACCCCGGAGAAGTTCCGGGAATCGGGGATTGAAGTCCTCACGGACACGGGCGTTGAGGCCGTGGATCTCCATGCACGGACGGTGCATGCGGAGGGCGGGAGAACGCTCCCCTTCGACTTCCTCGTCTTCGGCACGGGCGTCAAGGCCTTCACGCCGGGGATGCCCGGAGAGGACCGGGAGGGGGTCTTCGTCCTGAAGCGCCTGACCGACGCCCTCCGCATCAAGCAGTTGATCCGGGAGATGCCCTGCAGGAAGGCCATCATTGTCGGCGCCGGCTTCATCGGCCTGGAGATGGCCGAGGCCTTCCGCATGGCGGGGGTCGGGACGACCATCGTCCACCGGGGAACCCTGCCGGCGGCCCGCTGGGATCCGGAATTTTCGAATCTGATCATCGAAGAGCTGGGCCGTAACGACGTGACGTTCCTGCCGGAGACGACGACGCTTTCCATCGAAGCCGGCTCCACATGCCGCAACCGCCTCAACACGAGCGCCGGTCCCCTGGAGGCGGACATCATCCTCCTGGCACTCGGCACACGTCCGGACGCGGACCTTGCCCGGGATGCGGGCGTGGCCATCGGTCAGACGGGGGCCATCGCGGTCAACTTCTCCCAGCAAACGTCCGAAGAAAACATATATGCCGCCGGGGACTGCTGCGAATCCTTCCACCGGGTGAGCGGGAAATGGGTCCATGTGCCCCTGGGAGACATCGCCAACAAACAGGGCCGCGTGGCCGGCAGCAACATCGGTGGCGATCCCATGGTATTCCCCGGCATCGTGGGCGCCCAGTCCTTCAAGGTCTTCAACCTGGAGGCCGCCGTCACGGGGCTGGGAGAGCGGGAAGCCAAGGCTGCTGGATTTCACCCGGTGAGTACGATCCTGTGGGGAACCAGCGCCGCCCGGTCCATGCCCACCGCCAGGAGAGTGGGCCTGAAGCTCACAGCGGACCGGGGAACGGGAAAGTTCCTGGGGGCCCAGGCCATCGGCGAAGCGGGGGCGGTCAGCCGCGTGAACACACTCTCGGCGGCCCTCTGGGCGGGCCTGTCCCTGGAGGAAGTGGCCTACCTCGACCTGGCGTACGCCCCACCCTTCAGCGGTCCGTGGGACCCAATCCACATCGCCGCCCAGGGGCTGCTCCGGAAACTCTGA
- a CDS encoding DJ-1/PfpI family protein: MKWGILVFPNVEELDFAGPWEILGMWGKFAGGPDTRLIVAETSGPVTCAKGLTVLPHVSFADCPPLDGLLVPGGEGTRREVDNPALIDFIAAQAKSCRAILSVCTGSFLLHRAGLLSDRKATTHWSSLERLRKLGDVLVEEERFTRDGNVWTAAGVSAGIDMMLAFIAETAGEQAAGVAQFAAEYYPLCRSYGDSHMRPEAPAYLKRKR; the protein is encoded by the coding sequence ATGAAGTGGGGGATCCTGGTGTTTCCGAACGTCGAGGAGCTGGATTTCGCAGGTCCCTGGGAGATCCTCGGCATGTGGGGCAAGTTCGCCGGGGGGCCCGACACCCGGCTGATTGTCGCCGAGACATCCGGACCGGTCACCTGCGCCAAAGGCCTGACCGTCCTCCCGCACGTATCTTTCGCGGACTGCCCGCCACTGGATGGTCTCCTCGTCCCCGGGGGCGAGGGAACGCGCCGGGAGGTCGATAATCCGGCCCTGATCGACTTCATCGCCGCGCAGGCGAAATCGTGCCGGGCCATCCTCTCGGTCTGCACCGGCTCCTTCCTGCTGCATCGAGCCGGTCTCCTGAGCGACCGGAAGGCGACGACCCATTGGAGCTCCCTGGAGCGGCTGCGGAAACTGGGAGACGTGCTCGTCGAGGAAGAGCGGTTCACCCGCGATGGCAACGTCTGGACCGCCGCCGGCGTGTCCGCCGGGATCGACATGATGCTCGCCTTTATCGCCGAGACGGCGGGGGAGCAGGCCGCGGGCGTCGCCCAGTTCGCCGCCGAGTATTACCCGCTCTGCCGCTCTTATGGAGACTCTCATATGCGCCCGGAAGCACCGGCGTATTTGAAAAGAAAGCGCTGA
- a CDS encoding SMR family transporter: MKQWVFLSIAIVSEVVATSALKSSEGFTRLLPSLLVVAGYGAAFYFLSLTLRTIPVGIAYAVWSGVGMVLISVVAWLFLDQKLDAPAIAGIVLIAAGVVVMNVCSKTVVH; encoded by the coding sequence ATGAAGCAGTGGGTATTTCTCTCGATCGCCATTGTGAGCGAGGTGGTGGCCACCTCGGCCCTGAAAAGCAGCGAGGGCTTCACGAGGCTTCTGCCGTCGCTGCTTGTTGTTGCGGGCTACGGCGCCGCTTTCTATTTCCTGTCCCTGACGCTTCGGACGATTCCGGTGGGGATTGCCTATGCGGTGTGGTCGGGGGTCGGCATGGTGCTCATTTCCGTGGTGGCCTGGCTTTTCCTGGACCAGAAGCTCGACGCCCCGGCGATTGCAGGAATCGTCCTGATTGCGGCGGGGGTTGTTGTCATGAACGTATGTTCGAAAACGGTGGTGCATTAG